From one Formosa sediminum genomic stretch:
- the ggt gene encoding gamma-glutamyltransferase — MRKLLYVFIVVLIFTNCKQEEATVPTGLVTEKAMVVSAREEASKIGTEIIKKGGNAFDAMVATELSLAVAYPFAGNLGGGGFMVYRKNNGEVGALDYREKAPLAAHKDMYLDSLGNVIPKMSTSGGTASGVPGTVAGVMAVHEKFGKLPLNDIMEPIIALAKKGVVVTKKQAKRLKGTRNRFIEVNGESTKFGQLFKEGDTIKYPELAKTLEIIMTEGKDGFYKGEVAQKLATYIQEHGGLITEEDMAKYEAKWRDPIVFDYKELKIISMSPPSSGGVTMNQIFKMMEPYDVAKFGHNSAQTVHLFTEASRRAYADRNYYLGDPDFVDIPYDMLLNDKYLKDRMSNFSFDKATLSSEVSHGDVQIYESMETTHYSIVDNEGNAVSATTTLNGGYGSKLYIEELGFFMNNEMDDFSSKPGVSNMFGLIGAEANSIAPEKRMLSSMSPTIVEKDDKLYMVVGTPGGSTIITAVAQTILDVYEFNLSMQDAVNAPRFHHQWLPDQIIFEPDGFSSDLIEGLKSKGYIINEKRTPIIGKVDAIRVLSNGHLEGGADKRGDDSAFGF; from the coding sequence ATGAGAAAACTACTTTATGTATTCATAGTCGTACTAATTTTTACAAATTGTAAGCAAGAAGAAGCCACTGTTCCCACAGGTTTGGTCACAGAAAAAGCCATGGTTGTGTCTGCTCGTGAAGAGGCCTCTAAAATAGGAACAGAGATTATAAAAAAAGGAGGAAATGCTTTTGATGCTATGGTAGCAACTGAACTTTCCTTGGCTGTCGCCTATCCATTTGCAGGAAACCTTGGAGGAGGAGGTTTTATGGTGTATAGAAAAAATAATGGAGAAGTGGGGGCGCTAGATTATCGCGAAAAAGCACCATTAGCAGCACATAAAGACATGTATTTAGATTCTTTAGGCAATGTCATTCCTAAAATGAGTACGTCTGGAGGTACAGCATCTGGAGTTCCTGGAACGGTTGCAGGTGTCATGGCTGTGCATGAAAAATTTGGAAAACTACCCTTAAATGACATCATGGAACCTATTATAGCTTTAGCAAAAAAAGGAGTTGTGGTTACAAAAAAACAAGCAAAAAGATTAAAAGGTACACGAAACCGATTTATTGAAGTAAATGGGGAAAGTACAAAATTCGGTCAATTATTTAAGGAAGGAGACACGATCAAATATCCTGAACTCGCTAAGACTTTAGAAATTATTATGACTGAAGGAAAAGATGGTTTCTATAAAGGAGAAGTTGCTCAAAAATTAGCCACATATATTCAAGAACATGGAGGTTTAATTACAGAAGAAGACATGGCGAAATATGAAGCCAAGTGGAGAGATCCTATTGTGTTTGATTATAAAGAGCTTAAAATTATATCTATGAGTCCGCCAAGTAGTGGAGGTGTAACGATGAATCAGATTTTTAAAATGATGGAACCTTACGATGTTGCTAAATTTGGACATAATTCTGCACAAACTGTTCATTTATTTACAGAGGCTTCAAGACGCGCTTATGCCGATAGAAATTATTATTTAGGAGATCCTGATTTTGTAGATATTCCATACGATATGTTATTAAACGACAAATATCTTAAAGACAGAATGTCTAATTTCTCTTTTGATAAAGCAACATTATCTTCAGAAGTCAGTCACGGTGATGTTCAGATTTACGAAAGTATGGAAACCACACATTATTCTATTGTAGATAATGAAGGTAATGCCGTTTCTGCAACAACAACGTTAAACGGAGGTTATGGTTCTAAGCTTTATATTGAAGAATTAGGCTTTTTTATGAATAATGAAATGGACGATTTTAGCTCAAAACCAGGCGTTTCTAATATGTTTGGTTTAATTGGAGCCGAAGCCAATAGTATTGCTCCAGAAAAACGAATGTTGAGTAGTATGTCACCAACAATTGTAGAAAAAGATGATAAATTATATATGGTTGTAGGTACACCTGGAGGTTCTACAATTATTACAGCAGTAGCACAGACTATTTTAGATGTTTACGAATTTAATTTAAGTATGCAAGATGCTGTTAATGCACCGCGTTTTCATCACCAATGGTTACCCGATCAAATTATTTTTGAACCAGACGGGTTTTCAAGCGATTTAATTGAAGGTTTAAAGTCTAAAGGATATATAATCAATGAAAAAAGAACACCAATAATAGGAAAAGTAGATGCCATACGAGTGCTCTCTAATGGTCATTTAGAAGGTGGAGCAGATAAACGTGGAGATGATAGTGCTTTTGGATTTTAA
- a CDS encoding DUF2891 domain-containing protein, with protein MKTFIPLIIVLILVSCNTSSNQKKETSNLLEEPLQTTPIYTVPKLDLAHANRLAKLPLHCINTEYPNKLNQTLGTPEDLQEPHVLHPAFYGCFDWHSAVHGHWSLVRLLKSFPDLDNADEIKQQLLNNISKENIALEVAYFKSNHNKNYERTYGWAWLLKLAEELHTWDDTTARTLETNLQPLTNLIAEKFITFLPKLNYPQRIGTHTNTAFGLSFAFDYAKTVNHTALKTAITDRAKQFYLTDSNCPMNWEPSGSDFLSPCLEEAALMKRLLTTTEFLKWIHTFLPELEDKNYSLEPGIVSDRTDGHLVHLDGLNFSRAWSFYKIAEGMPEFNHLKNIAHNSINYSLPSIFSDSYEGGHWLGSFAIYALNTVSNSK; from the coding sequence ATGAAAACATTTATTCCGCTTATTATAGTTTTAATATTGGTAAGTTGCAATACGTCTTCAAACCAAAAAAAAGAAACTTCAAATCTTCTAGAAGAACCATTACAAACAACTCCAATATATACTGTTCCAAAATTAGATTTAGCACATGCCAATAGGCTAGCCAAATTACCTTTACATTGTATAAATACAGAATATCCAAATAAATTAAATCAGACATTAGGAACACCTGAAGACTTACAAGAACCTCATGTGTTACACCCTGCTTTTTATGGTTGTTTCGATTGGCATTCTGCAGTTCATGGACATTGGAGTTTAGTACGTTTATTAAAATCGTTTCCAGATTTAGACAATGCAGATGAAATTAAACAACAGTTACTCAATAATATATCAAAAGAAAATATTGCTTTAGAAGTCGCCTATTTTAAAAGCAATCACAACAAAAATTACGAACGTACTTATGGATGGGCATGGTTATTAAAATTAGCAGAAGAATTACATACTTGGGACGATACTACTGCTAGAACATTAGAAACAAATTTACAACCTTTAACAAATCTTATTGCTGAAAAGTTTATAACATTCTTACCCAAACTTAATTACCCGCAACGTATTGGCACACATACAAATACTGCTTTTGGATTATCTTTTGCTTTCGATTATGCTAAAACCGTAAACCATACCGCTTTAAAGACGGCCATTACAGACCGTGCTAAACAATTTTATTTAACCGATAGCAATTGCCCTATGAATTGGGAACCTAGTGGTAGTGATTTTTTATCGCCATGTTTAGAAGAAGCGGCTTTAATGAAACGATTGCTTACGACAACCGAATTTTTAAAATGGATTCATACATTTTTGCCTGAATTAGAGGATAAAAATTATAGTCTAGAACCCGGTATCGTTTCCGATAGAACAGATGGACATTTAGTACATTTAGATGGTTTAAATTTTTCTAGAGCTTGGAGCTTTTATAAAATAGCTGAAGGGATGCCAGAATTTAATCATTTAAAAAACATAGCTCATAATAGTATTAATTATTCTTTACCAAGCATATTTTCTGACAGTTACGAAGGCGGACATTGGCTAGGAAGTTTCGCTATTTATGCATTAAATACAGTATCTAATTCTAAATAA
- a CDS encoding 5-oxoprolinase subunit C family protein → MIKVLKPGLYATVQDLGRFGFHDYGVPNSGVMDEYAMKIANVRLGNNVNDAVIEMSMIGGVFQFENDTLISISGADMQPKLNNITIDTNKAIYIKAGDILSFSRAITGFRTYIAVKGGIKTPIVMQSRSMYKGVTKQQHLVKNDILPIAVYNSGANSAHATLKVDLGYINSATLSAYKGPEFELLTDKQQQLLVTLTFSISKLNNRMAYQLTEPLNHNLDAIITAPVLPGTVQLTPSGTLIVLMKDCQVTGGYPRVLQLQQNSLNTLAQKQTGQQFSFKLL, encoded by the coding sequence ATGATTAAAGTTTTAAAACCAGGCTTATATGCTACTGTTCAAGATTTAGGTAGATTTGGGTTTCATGATTACGGTGTTCCAAATTCTGGAGTCATGGACGAGTATGCTATGAAAATTGCAAATGTTAGACTAGGAAACAATGTCAATGATGCTGTTATTGAAATGAGTATGATAGGCGGTGTATTTCAATTTGAAAATGATACATTAATCTCTATTTCTGGTGCAGACATGCAGCCAAAATTAAATAATATAACTATAGACACTAATAAAGCAATATATATTAAGGCTGGAGATATACTAAGTTTTAGTCGTGCTATTACAGGATTTCGAACTTATATTGCGGTAAAAGGAGGTATTAAAACACCTATTGTAATGCAAAGCCGAAGTATGTATAAAGGAGTTACTAAACAACAACATTTAGTAAAAAATGACATCCTACCTATAGCAGTTTACAACAGCGGAGCCAATTCTGCTCATGCCACATTAAAAGTAGATTTGGGGTATATCAATTCGGCTACTCTTTCTGCATACAAAGGTCCAGAATTTGAATTGCTAACAGATAAACAACAGCAACTCTTAGTCACTTTAACATTCTCAATATCTAAGCTAAATAACCGAATGGCCTATCAGCTAACAGAACCATTAAATCATAATTTAGATGCCATAATTACGGCACCTGTATTACCTGGTACAGTACAATTAACTCCTTCAGGAACACTTATTGTTTTAATGAAAGATTGTCAAGTTACAGGTGGCTATCCTAGAGTGTTACAATTACAACAAAATAGTTTAAATACTCTTGCTCAAAAGCAAACGGGGCAACAGTTTAGTTTTAAATTGCTATAG
- the pxpB gene encoding 5-oxoprolinase subunit PxpB: protein MAFKLSYKAYGAHAILIEWPKQISESILDDLLKFKATLETSELRNIQDIRSAYQTLLIVYNTPIIFKKETEYLKHLYTSVNSHQTITTNIWSIPVCYNDMFGLDLQVISDSKSISKTEIIKRHSEPTYTVYGIGFLPGFLYLGGLDPILEMPRQSTPRPRIEKGSVAIGGQQTGIYPSDSPGGWNILGKTPLSFFNPTLEKPCFAQPGDRIQFYSISLQEFETITALVEADSYDIKRRSYHD, encoded by the coding sequence ATGGCTTTTAAACTTTCATACAAAGCCTATGGCGCACATGCTATTTTAATAGAATGGCCCAAGCAAATCTCTGAGTCTATTTTAGATGATTTACTTAAATTTAAAGCAACATTAGAAACTTCTGAACTTAGAAATATACAGGACATTCGCTCTGCTTATCAAACGCTTCTAATTGTATATAACACACCTATTATATTTAAAAAAGAGACAGAGTACTTAAAGCACTTATATACTTCTGTAAACTCACATCAAACAATAACAACAAACATTTGGAGCATTCCAGTGTGTTATAATGATATGTTTGGATTGGATTTACAGGTCATTTCAGACTCTAAATCCATATCAAAAACAGAAATTATTAAACGCCATTCTGAGCCAACTTATACTGTTTATGGTATTGGATTTTTACCTGGCTTTTTATATTTAGGAGGATTAGATCCAATATTAGAGATGCCTAGACAATCTACACCACGCCCTCGTATTGAAAAAGGTTCTGTAGCAATTGGCGGACAACAAACTGGTATTTACCCTAGTGATAGTCCTGGAGGTTGGAATATTTTAGGAAAAACACCGCTTTCTTTTTTTAATCCAACACTAGAGAAACCGTGTTTTGCTCAACCTGGAGACCGTATACAATTTTACTCTATATCTCTACAAGAGTTTGAAACCATTACCGCATTAGTTGAAGCTGATAGTTATGATATAAAACGTAGATCTTACCATGATTAA
- a CDS encoding MerC domain-containing protein, translating into MIILKQKPDELGALVSTLCLIHCVATPFIFIVQSCAITACNETPIWWGVIDYFFLIISFFAIYRSAQTTTSTWIKPAFWCSWCVLFFVIINEKTTWFLIPENTIYIPALALIGLHLYNRKYCQCNTDKCCTHEK; encoded by the coding sequence ATGATTATTTTAAAACAAAAACCAGACGAATTGGGTGCGTTAGTGAGTACGCTTTGTTTAATACATTGCGTTGCTACACCTTTTATTTTTATTGTACAAAGTTGCGCTATCACAGCTTGTAATGAAACGCCAATATGGTGGGGAGTTATAGATTATTTCTTTTTAATAATCTCTTTTTTTGCTATATATCGTTCTGCTCAAACTACGACTAGTACTTGGATAAAACCAGCATTTTGGTGCAGTTGGTGTGTTTTGTTTTTTGTGATTATAAACGAAAAAACAACTTGGTTTTTAATACCAGAAAATACAATATATATACCTGCTCTAGCTTTAATTGGCTTGCACTTATATAATAGAAAATACTGCCAATGTAACACAGATAAATGTTGTACACATGAAAAATAA
- a CDS encoding GTP-binding protein, which yields MEAIITIVGFLGAGKTTLLKHLVHNAISYNWHPFVVLNDYENANLDAVQFTTLLEPKYLRALTGSCICCSGIDELRQYVNRIPERPKGITLIEANGTTDACTLMEFLGVGLNDRFLPPIQISVVNVTDWQTRGAHNDLEKNQVQVSSLIVLTHLEHTTTQRQKQVILDLETLNPFAKITTIDGIDINELPELNPSKYKTKRLDHRKAHWSSCSVDLPVLVEVNQIYRICNKLPKGILRVKGCTQIEGEEQYTYFERTPDGKVFTRPFNGIPITGAKLLTIGPGSVPYILTEAIQIALQNRS from the coding sequence ATGGAAGCGATTATTACCATTGTTGGATTTCTAGGAGCAGGAAAAACAACCTTATTAAAACACTTAGTCCATAATGCTATTAGTTATAATTGGCATCCATTTGTTGTACTAAACGATTATGAAAATGCAAATCTAGACGCAGTACAGTTTACAACACTTTTAGAACCAAAATATTTACGTGCGCTTACAGGAAGTTGTATATGTTGTAGCGGAATAGATGAACTTAGGCAATATGTAAATCGGATTCCCGAACGTCCTAAAGGAATTACTTTAATTGAAGCTAATGGTACAACAGATGCTTGTACACTTATGGAATTTCTAGGTGTTGGATTAAATGATCGGTTTTTACCTCCTATACAAATCTCGGTAGTTAATGTTACAGATTGGCAAACTCGTGGTGCACATAATGATCTTGAGAAAAATCAAGTACAGGTGTCGTCTTTAATTGTACTTACACATTTAGAACATACTACAACTCAAAGACAAAAACAGGTAATTCTAGACCTAGAAACTTTAAATCCTTTTGCAAAAATAACAACCATAGATGGCATAGATATAAACGAGCTGCCAGAACTTAATCCGTCAAAATACAAAACTAAAAGGTTAGACCATCGTAAGGCACATTGGTCGTCTTGTTCTGTAGATTTACCAGTACTCGTAGAAGTAAACCAAATTTATAGAATTTGTAACAAGCTTCCAAAAGGGATCCTTAGAGTTAAAGGATGTACACAAATAGAAGGCGAAGAGCAATACACTTATTTTGAGCGTACTCCAGATGGTAAAGTTTTTACCAGACCCTTTAATGGTATTCCAATTACAGGGGCAAAGTTACTTACTATAGGGCCGGGAAGTGTGCCATATATATTAACAGAGGCCATACAAATTGCATTACAGAACAGATCATAA
- a CDS encoding Nramp family divalent metal transporter codes for MLKNWFKNIGPGPLVAAAFIGPGTVTVCTLAGVSFGFSLLWAMVLSVISTIVLQEMSARLGIITQKGLSEIIRTEIKQPVFKILAIALILSAIVIGNAAYEAGNISGGVLGLETIIGPHNLYLLGYTINTHSLLIGGIATFILYLGNYKILERILVALVTLMSLAFLLTAIITKPNLIAVLKGAFIPEVTKDSLLTIIALIGTTVVPYNLFLHASLVKQKWHTPNDLKFARKDTIIAVILGGLVSMCIMISAASIQTSEIHNAIDLAKGLEPLFGHLAKYFLAIGLFAAGITSAITAPLAAAFVMSGCLGWKDNMHTLKFKSVWGSIILLGVIFSSLGIKPIEIITFAQVTNGILLPVIAGFLIWIMNKTSILGNYKNTLKHNIFGGIILIISILLSVATLNKVFQLNLF; via the coding sequence ATTTTGAAAAATTGGTTTAAAAACATAGGTCCAGGACCATTAGTTGCAGCAGCTTTTATAGGCCCTGGTACAGTAACAGTATGCACATTAGCTGGAGTTTCTTTTGGATTCTCTTTACTTTGGGCAATGGTTTTATCTGTAATTTCTACTATTGTTTTACAAGAAATGTCGGCTAGACTAGGTATTATTACCCAAAAAGGATTATCTGAAATTATTAGAACAGAAATTAAGCAACCTGTTTTTAAAATTTTAGCTATAGCTTTAATATTATCTGCTATCGTAATAGGAAACGCTGCTTACGAAGCTGGAAATATTAGTGGTGGCGTTTTAGGGTTAGAAACTATTATTGGACCACACAATTTATATCTTTTAGGTTATACTATTAATACACATAGTTTACTTATTGGTGGTATTGCTACTTTTATATTATACCTAGGAAATTATAAAATTTTAGAACGCATTTTAGTAGCCTTAGTAACACTAATGAGTTTGGCGTTTTTACTCACAGCAATTATTACCAAACCCAATCTAATTGCGGTCTTAAAAGGTGCTTTTATCCCTGAAGTTACTAAAGATAGTTTACTTACCATAATAGCATTAATCGGTACAACTGTTGTTCCCTATAATTTGTTTTTACATGCATCTTTAGTAAAACAGAAATGGCACACACCAAACGATTTAAAGTTTGCTAGAAAAGACACTATAATTGCAGTAATTTTAGGCGGTCTAGTTTCAATGTGTATCATGATTTCTGCAGCTTCTATACAAACCTCTGAAATACATAATGCAATAGATTTAGCTAAAGGACTAGAACCTTTATTTGGACATTTAGCAAAATACTTTTTAGCTATAGGTTTATTTGCTGCCGGAATAACCAGTGCTATAACAGCACCTTTAGCAGCGGCATTTGTTATGAGTGGTTGCTTAGGTTGGAAAGACAATATGCACACCTTAAAATTTAAAAGTGTTTGGGGAAGTATAATATTACTCGGAGTTATATTTTCATCTTTAGGAATTAAGCCCATTGAAATTATAACATTTGCACAGGTAACTAATGGTATATTACTACCTGTAATTGCTGGGTTTTTGATTTGGATTATGAATAAAACTTCTATTTTAGGAAATTACAAAAACACCCTAAAACACAATATTTTTGGAGGTATTATTTTAATAATTAGTATCTTGTTATCTGTTGCAACACTAAATAAAGTTTTTCAATTAAACCTGTTTTAA
- a CDS encoding DUF4625 domain-containing protein encodes MNTKLLHRLKFLFFSTMLLSLLCISCNQDDDVDVILETPSISEVEVGLYDNELGVVGEDFHFNAEFLAGELIDLVKINIEPRLGETYSSDWSFEMIWDKYQGLKNATMHQHFDIPAEAPKGIYDFIITVTDQNGTFLEEVRTIELIDAEDYPEVNPHLSVFGIDKIDVDGVGGFYNFYTNGDFRDEDNPFFSLNESIWSSIQIGGLKGDGIMYGLLIKKSLNHKPETVEAIDFSKVIVTEVVTHSGYEEVSTLKNSYNTNYNNHYLYGAALKIGATEDNNLPDPNPITVTNEWESGTYYYGFVYTNTSYLKSIFYYVEFDVVME; translated from the coding sequence ATGAACACAAAATTACTACACAGATTAAAATTTCTATTTTTTTCCACAATGCTCTTATCGCTTTTATGTATATCTTGTAACCAAGACGATGATGTAGATGTAATTTTAGAAACGCCAAGTATATCTGAAGTTGAAGTTGGTCTTTACGATAATGAATTAGGAGTTGTTGGAGAAGATTTTCACTTTAATGCAGAATTTTTAGCTGGAGAACTTATTGATCTTGTTAAAATTAACATTGAGCCAAGACTAGGCGAAACATATTCATCAGATTGGTCTTTTGAGATGATATGGGATAAATATCAAGGCTTGAAAAATGCGACAATGCATCAGCATTTTGACATACCTGCTGAAGCGCCAAAAGGAATTTATGATTTTATTATTACAGTTACAGATCAAAACGGCACTTTCTTAGAAGAGGTAAGAACAATTGAATTAATTGATGCTGAAGATTACCCTGAGGTAAATCCACATCTAAGTGTTTTTGGTATAGATAAAATAGATGTTGATGGCGTTGGAGGTTTTTATAATTTCTACACGAATGGTGACTTTAGAGATGAAGACAATCCATTTTTTAGTTTGAATGAATCTATTTGGTCGTCCATTCAAATTGGTGGACTTAAAGGCGATGGAATTATGTATGGACTGCTAATAAAAAAGAGTCTTAACCATAAACCTGAAACAGTAGAAGCTATAGATTTTTCAAAAGTGATAGTCACAGAAGTTGTTACGCATTCTGGTTATGAAGAGGTAAGCACATTAAAAAACAGTTATAATACAAATTATAATAACCATTATTTATATGGGGCAGCTCTTAAAATTGGAGCAACAGAAGATAATAATTTACCAGATCCTAATCCAATTACAGTTACAAATGAATGGGAAAGTGGTACCTATTATTATGGATTTGTTTATACTAACACATCGTACCTTAAAAGTATATTTTACTATGTAGAATTTGATGTTGTAATGGAATAA
- the pxpA gene encoding 5-oxoprolinase subunit PxpA, with protein MQNCIDINADVGEGLHNESELMPYISSCNIACGGHAGDVKTMRTVALLAKKNGVKIGAHPSFPDQKNFGRRPLDISSVSLFNSIKKQIIALIAVLDTEHLHLHHIKPHGALYNMAAVDEKIASVIIEVLKCLMLRVKLYVPYNSIIATLAIKNQIPIVYEAFADRNYNSNLTLVARTEPNALIDDANSMYEHVFNIITKEQVKTITGSFESIKADTFCVHGDTPKAYELLHALTTRLTHQGIKIR; from the coding sequence ATGCAAAATTGTATTGACATTAATGCTGATGTTGGTGAAGGTCTTCATAACGAATCTGAACTTATGCCCTATATCTCGTCTTGTAATATTGCTTGCGGTGGGCACGCTGGAGACGTTAAAACCATGAGAACTGTTGCCTTGTTGGCAAAAAAAAATGGGGTAAAAATTGGAGCACACCCGTCTTTTCCTGATCAAAAAAATTTTGGCAGACGCCCACTAGATATCTCAAGTGTATCCTTATTTAATTCCATAAAAAAACAAATAATAGCATTAATTGCCGTGTTAGACACAGAACATTTGCACTTACATCACATTAAACCTCATGGAGCGCTTTACAATATGGCTGCCGTAGATGAAAAGATTGCAAGCGTAATTATTGAAGTCTTAAAATGTTTGATGCTTCGAGTAAAATTATACGTCCCTTATAATTCTATTATCGCTACTTTGGCTATTAAAAATCAGATCCCTATTGTTTATGAAGCTTTTGCAGATAGAAATTACAACTCCAATTTAACACTTGTCGCTAGAACAGAGCCCAATGCATTGATTGACGATGCAAATTCTATGTATGAACATGTGTTTAATATCATTACTAAAGAACAAGTAAAAACCATAACAGGCTCTTTTGAAAGTATAAAAGCAGATACATTTTGTGTACATGGCGATACCCCAAAAGCTTATGAGTTATTACATGCACTCACCACGCGTTTGACGCATCAGGGAATAAAAATTAGATAA
- a CDS encoding M14 family metallopeptidase, translating into MMKSSLLLFFMFSISMGYGQKEKYKGQGPIRIVATDSKPVQKQWKGEFKFSNSGVVFSNEFEGARLNGITQNNDSTYTALITSENTPINISPWYAFKVWSKKKQTIDVILTYQESIKHRYYPKLSTDGIHWSVLDSMRYKEYDSGNTKTFGSSALPLKVKLRLDIGPDTLWVAGQELQNSHLVNSWIDSLTQRKYITKRTIGKSTEGRHLNMISVGNTDSKNMIMIISRQHPPEVTGYLAMKAFVETIASDSKLAKKFRKKFGTYVVPLMNPDGVDNGFWRHNTGGIDLNRDWANFNQPETRAVKDFMEGLVAKNNGKFYFGIDFHSTWDDIYYTVDPKLKGNMPNLVSDWLDKLRENIEGYDPNISPNDKLVPTTVSRNYFFIEHGAEALVFEVGDNTPREFLKEKAVTGANELMKLMLKHIKNK; encoded by the coding sequence ATGATGAAGAGTTCATTACTGTTGTTTTTTATGTTTAGTATTTCTATGGGGTACGGACAGAAGGAAAAATATAAAGGACAAGGTCCAATACGCATAGTTGCCACAGACTCTAAACCGGTACAAAAACAATGGAAAGGAGAGTTTAAATTTTCTAATAGCGGAGTTGTATTTTCTAATGAATTTGAAGGTGCAAGATTAAACGGAATTACTCAAAATAACGATAGTACGTATACAGCTTTAATTACTTCAGAAAACACACCTATAAACATTAGTCCGTGGTATGCGTTTAAGGTATGGTCTAAGAAAAAGCAAACTATAGATGTAATTTTAACGTATCAAGAATCTATAAAACACAGGTATTACCCAAAACTTAGTACAGATGGAATACATTGGTCTGTTCTAGATTCTATGCGTTATAAAGAATATGATTCAGGAAATACCAAAACATTTGGGAGTAGTGCTTTACCCTTAAAAGTAAAGTTGCGTTTAGATATTGGTCCAGATACACTATGGGTTGCAGGGCAGGAGTTGCAAAATTCTCATCTAGTAAATAGTTGGATAGACAGTCTAACCCAAAGAAAATACATTACAAAACGTACTATTGGGAAAAGTACAGAGGGACGACATTTAAACATGATTAGTGTAGGGAATACAGACTCTAAAAACATGATCATGATTATTTCAAGACAGCATCCACCAGAAGTTACAGGATATTTGGCTATGAAAGCTTTTGTAGAAACTATTGCATCAGATTCTAAATTGGCTAAAAAATTCAGAAAGAAATTCGGAACTTATGTCGTGCCTTTAATGAATCCAGATGGCGTAGATAATGGTTTTTGGAGACATAATACAGGTGGAATAGATTTAAACAGAGATTGGGCTAATTTCAATCAGCCAGAAACCCGAGCAGTAAAAGATTTTATGGAAGGCTTAGTTGCTAAAAATAATGGAAAGTTTTATTTCGGAATTGATTTTCATTCCACTTGGGATGATATTTATTATACCGTAGATCCTAAATTAAAAGGGAACATGCCAAATTTAGTGTCTGATTGGTTAGATAAACTTAGGGAAAATATAGAAGGTTACGATCCTAATATAAGTCCGAATGATAAGTTAGTTCCAACTACAGTTTCAAGAAATTATTTTTTCATAGAACATGGTGCAGAAGCTTTAGTCTTTGAAGTTGGAGATAATACACCGCGTGAATTTCTAAAAGAAAAAGCGGTTACAGGCGCTAACGAACTTATGAAATTAATGTTAAAACATATTAAAAACAAATAG
- a CDS encoding Fur family transcriptional regulator, producing MGVIRKTKSVEVLLNEFNTSGEAISAKQLIEQLDTQFNKTTIYRVLDKLEEDGKLHYFLGKEGLKWYAKCKSCSASEHKDVHPHFQCLKCGKVDCLPVSMSFPKVPNRKIIASHVLIQGLCENCCEENKI from the coding sequence ATGGGCGTGATTAGAAAAACAAAATCTGTAGAAGTTTTACTTAATGAGTTCAATACTAGCGGAGAAGCTATTTCTGCTAAACAGTTAATTGAACAACTCGATACACAATTTAATAAAACTACAATTTATAGAGTTTTAGACAAACTGGAAGAAGATGGTAAACTACATTATTTTCTAGGTAAAGAAGGCCTTAAATGGTATGCAAAGTGTAAAAGCTGCTCTGCCTCTGAACATAAAGATGTGCATCCGCATTTTCAATGCTTAAAATGTGGTAAAGTAGATTGTTTACCTGTAAGCATGTCCTTTCCAAAAGTTCCTAATAGAAAAATTATAGCTTCTCATGTACTCATACAAGGACTATGCGAGAATTGTTGTGAAGAAAATAAAATTTGA